The DNA window TACAAAGCCTTACTGATTTCTTTGACGGAATCTCCCTTCCTTAGGTGCAACAATATCTCGGATTCTCGTTTCGTGAGTGGATTGATTTCCTCCATCATGGAAAATGTCAGATGTGGGCTGAAGACACGCTGGCCAGCATAAATTTTTCTTAGCGCCTCCGCCAATTCGGACACGGGCGTATCTTTTAGCAAATAACCCATTACTCCGGCCTTCACGGCACGTTGCAGGTACCCGCTTCGGGCGAAGGTAGTCACGATGGCAACCCGGCATTTACTTCCTTCATCCCTCAACTTTTCCGCTGCTTCCAGTCCGCTTAACAGTGGCATCTCAATATCAAGAACGGCAATATCGGCGTTTTTTTCCCGAATCAGCCGGAGAGCCTGTTTACCATTGTCGGCTTCTCCGACAATTTCAATATCTTCTTCCAAGGCAAGCAGCTGGCTGACCGCGCCCCGAAGCATTCCCTGATCTTCCGCAATGACAATTCTCATTGGATTCCCTCCTTCGTGGTCGCCGGTTTCTTGACTTTCGGCACGATAATCGTGATGTTCGTTCCTTTTGTTTCCCCAGTTGTCATTTCAAGTTTTCCCTCGATAAGCAATAACCGTTCTTTCATGCCCAACAGGCCGCTGCCGAACCGGTCGTGATTTTCCTTTGCAATGCCAACCCCATCATCCCTCACCTGCAGAATGTATCTCCCGGGTTCTTCTTCAAGTCGGATTGTGCAAGTGCGCGCGCCGCTATGTTTCACGACATTGGTGACACATTCACGAAGACACAGGCTCAGGATATTCCGGATAATCGGCGGGGCTCCTGAAAGTTCATCATTCTGTTCCACTTTGAATGAAATCCCGGCAGACTCGCAAATTCGGGCCGCCCGCTGGCACTCCTCATCGAGATCGATGGACTGCATATCACTGATCAGTTCCCGCACCTGCAATAAAACGGACCTTGAAATATTCTGGATCTCACGCGCTTCTTTTGAGGCTTGATCGGGATTCCGGGGAATCAGCCGCTCCACCAATTCACCTTTCAACGTAAGCAGAGACAAGGTATGGCCCAACGTATCATGAAGATCACGAGCGATTCGCTGGCGCTCTTCATTTTTTATCAGTCGGGAAATTTCATCATTGGCATGTTGTAGCCCCAATTTCATCTCGTGTGTTTTCCGAATCATTCTCACTATATAGGGCAACAGGAAAAGAATGAGAAGAATCGAATACCAGCCAAAGTACAATGGATTCGACTCACGCAAGAAATAGACCCCGGCCGCCCCGGCAAAGAGCACAGCCATGAGTACGGTCATTCCAGTAATTTTGCGGTAGGATGGATACTTGCCAATCACCAAAGCGGGATAAAAGCCGAAGCTTAATTCCCATGGGGAGATGAAGGCACCCCATAAAGCAACCGCGACCAGTTGAACAATGATGAAAAAGGTTCGGTGTTTCGCATTCATAATGCTGATCAAATGAGCCGTTGCGATTATAAAAAACAAAAGATAGTTGTACCCCGTCTGCTGCGGAAAGATAATCAGAGAAATCAACGGGGGAAGCAACATCATCGTTTCCCACGGGAGTCTGATGCGAGCCATTTTTTACCACCTTCATCATTTTGGACTATCATACCACATGGCTTTGAGCCATTGACCTTAACCTTTATTATTTGCTATCGGGGTTCCGGAAACTTGAGCTTGCTTCCCGCGTTTCAGCCACATCGGAACCAACCAGATCGAAAGTAAGAAGACCACGACATGCACCGGCTGTGCAATAACTCCAAATTTATCTGCCGGAGGATTAGCCAAAACATTGAGCGACGACAACAGAGTGACACCTCCAGCCAGCAGAACATAATAGACTGAAGGTCTTGCAGTTTTTTGAAACCACTTTGCGAAAATCATTGCCCCGGCGATATTTGCGATGATCGAAGCAACCGCAATCGAGATCCAATTTAACTGGGAGAACCACAGGCCCGTTACAGCACCTAACAGGTAAGCCGTGGCAACACCGGCAGCTCCTGAAATAACTCCCGCATATAAACCGACTAATAAACCTTTTCTCATTATTACTTGTGCCCTCCTTTATTTATTGTATTAAAAGCATATCTAAAAAGCCGACGGAGCCGGTAGTTATGTATATCACTTCTTTGAAATGATAAATATCATTTTTTAGAAGGTTTTTCGGATGGATTCATGTTATTAAACAGCAAAATCTACGGATGCTACCTTTACTCCTTTAGTAGAAGGGAAACATTTTTGTGGATGGGATCAATTGTGTTCCCACTAGCCCGTTCGTACCCCTCAGGCTTCCTCTGTTAAACCATTAAAATGGCCAACCAGAAAATAAATTCCGATTGGCCTCATAATAAGAACGCGCCCTTTAACGGAATTGGCAAGGGCTATCTAATTGTCAAACAGTCCTTTTCTAATCATAATAAAACTGCCTGACTTTTAGTGTGTCATAAAAATAATAATGTAAAATTTACTTATCTAATCCATTTTTTGGGAAAAGGGTGTCTTGTATGAACACAAAAGAAATTGAGGCTTTACTGCATAGACCCGCAAATATTCGATATGAGTATTTTATTAAAAAAGTGGTCGATTTTGAAGAAGTTTGGGGTTTGTATAATGAAGGTTGGGCAACGGCACAGGATAATGATGGGAATATGCTTATTCCGTTCTTTCCTAAAAAAGGATTTGCGGAAAACTGTGCTAAAAATGAATGGGAAGGCTTCGAGGCAGCAGCTATTGATTTATACGAATTTATTGATGAATGGCTTGTAGGAATGAAAAAAGACAGGGTTAAACCTTCAATATTCCCAACCGAAGAAGACGCAGCCCTTGTGGAGATTGATGTTCTGCTTAGAGATATTAATTCCGAACTTGAAAATTACTAGGAAACATCAATATAGATGTTAAAAGAGCACCGAAACGGTGCTCAGCTTGTATAGAAACGGGTATCAATTCTCAACTTTTGAGAAAACCCCTCACTTCATAGCACGATTGGATAACCTAAATCATTCTCTTTTATCATTAAAGAAATGACGCAAATCACGCAAGCAATTATACTGTTGTGATAAATTCTCCTTTATTACGCTCATAGCGAATGGTTGCTTGCGCTGCTGCTAAACGTGCAAGCGGCACTCGATATGGCGAGCAGCTGACGTAATCTAAACCTATCTTATAGAAGAACTCAATAGAACTCTTCTCGCCGCCGTGCTCTCCACAAATACCTAATTTTAGCTTCGGCTTTGTTGTACGTCCTAATTTAACACCTGTTTCTACAAGTTTTCCAACACCCGTTTGATCTAAAGCTGAAAATGGATTTTCTGGAAGAATTTTGTTTTCGACATAGGCTTGTAGGAACTTACCTTCTGCATCATCACGGCTATAGCCGAAGGTTGTTTGCGTTAAATCATTCGTACCAAATGAGAAGAAGTCAGCTTCCTCAGCAATTTGATCCGCTGTTACAGCAGCGCGCGGAATTTCAATCATCGTTCCGATGGTGAACGCAATCTTTTTCCCAGTTTCTTTTTGTACATTGTTAGCTGCATCAACAACAACCTGGCGCATTTCTTTTAATTCATTGACATGACCAACAAGTGGAATCATAATTTCCGGTTGGACTTCTATGTTTCTTTCAGCCAATGTTGCGGCTGCATAGAAAATCGCTTTCGCCTGCATTTCATATATTTCGGGGTACATGATTCCAAGGCGGCAGCCACGAAGGCCAAGCATTGGATTATACTCATCCAATTGGCGAACCTTTTTTAATAACTGTTCTTTTTTCTTTAATTCCTCAGATTGCGGCTCCAATATTTGCAGCTTTGTCACCTCAATTAGAAGCTCTTCTTTAGGAGGTAAAAACTCATGAAGTGGCGGATCTAGCAAGCGAACGGTGACCGGATATCCTTGCATCGCCTCGAAAATCCCTTCAAAATCCTCTTGCTGCATCGGCAAAAGCTGCTCTAATGCCGCCTTTCTCTCTCCAAAGTTCTCCGCTAATATCATTTTTTGTACAATGGGTACGCGTTTACTATCCATAAACATATGTTCCGTGCGGCATAATCCAATCCCAACTGCGCCAAATTCAAATGCTTTCTTCGCATCCTCCGGATTATCAGCATTGGCACGCACAACGATTTTACGTTCTTCATCTGCCCAGGCAAGCAAGCGCTGGAATTCATCGGATAATTCTGGTTCAATCATCGGTACTTCTCCAAGAATGATTTCACCAGTAGACCCATCAATTGTAATCGTATCTCCGAAATTGACAGTAATTCTGCCAACTGTAAATTGCTTCGCTCTCAAATCAATTTTTATAGCCTCACAGCCGCAAATACAAGCTTTTCCCATACCTCTGGCAACAACTGCAGCATGGCTAGTCATCCCACCCCGGCTCGTCAGGATGGCTTGTGATGCCACGACCCCGTGAATATCATCTGGAGTTGTTTCAGGGCGAACAAGAATCACCTTTTGGCCTTCCTTTGCTAGTTGTTCTGCTTCATCAGCATCGAAAACAACCTGACCTGTCGCAGCACCTGGAGATGCCGGCAATCCTTTTGCTAAAATTTCTTTTTCAACACTATTATCGATACGGCGGTGAAGAAGTTGATTTAATTGATCAGGATCAACACGAAGAAGGGCTGTCTTTTTATCAATAATCCCTTCTTCCACCATCTCTACTGCAATGCGAATTGCTGCTTGTGCAGTACGCTTTCCATTCCGTGTTTGAAGAATAAAAAGTTTGCCGCGTTCTACCGTAAATTCGATATCCTGCATTTCTTGATAATGCTGTTCAAGCTGATGGCATGTATCCGTAAATTGCTTGTAAACGTCCGGCATTTCTTCCTGCAAAGTAGCAATCGGCTGTGGTGTACGAATCCCTGCAACAACGTCTTCCCCTTGAGCGTTAATTAAGTACTCCCCGTAAAGCGTTGGCTCACCAGTTGATGGATTCCTTGTAAAAGCAACGCCAGTGCCAGAGTCATCCCCCATGTTCCCAAATACCATGCTTTGAACATTAACGGCTGTTCCTAGGTGGTCAGGAATTTTATTCAAACGGCGGTAAACAATCGCACGCTGATTATTCCAGGAATTAAACACTGCATTTATAGCAAGAAAGAGCTGTTCCTTCGGATCTTGCGGAAAAGCTTTTTTCGTATGTTTTTTTACAATTTCCTTATAGCCTGCAATCACTTCCTTCCAATCTTCTGCAGTCAATTCAGGGTCAGAAAGGTAGCCCTTTTGTTCACGCGTCTCTTCTAATAATTGTTCAAAATAATAAGTATCAATTTCAAGAACAACATTGCTAAACATTTGAATGAAGCGGCGATAAGAATCATACGCAAACCGTGGATTATCCGTTAATTTAGCTACAGCGGCAACTGTTTCATCATTCATTCCCAGATTTAAGATCGTATCCATCATCCCAGGCATCGAAAAAACAGAGCCAGAGCGTACTGAAACAAGTAATGGATTGTCAGAATCCCCAAGCTTTTTTCCCATTTTCTCCTCTAAACGGCTTAAGGCTTCAAGCGTTTGTTGTTCTATAGAAGCGGGAATGGTTTTACCAGCTTCATAGTATGCATTGCATGCTTCTGTTGTAATCGTAAAACCATATGGGACTGGCAGGCCAATTCTCGTCATTTCCGCTAGGTTTGCCCCTTTTCCTCCCAGTAAATCTTTCATATTTCCTTGACCTTCATGAAATAAATAAACAAATTTCTTCATAATTAAAAACTCCTCTCTTTTTTTAGCACTTCTAAAATCAATCCAGCCGTTTCTTCCACTGCCTTATTCGATACATCAATAATTGGACAGCCTACACGTTTTATAATTTTTTCAGCATAATCCAATTCTCCAAGAATCCGCTCTAAGCTGGCATAATTTGATTGTGAGGTCAGCCCTAAAGCCTTTAGCCTCTCTTTGCGAATTTCATTTAGTTTATCTGGTGAAATAATTAAACCGATACAATTCTTTCTCGGAATATTAAACAATTCATCTGGTGGCGGCAGCTCTGGAACTAGGGGAACATTTGCGACTTTAAACCGTTTATGAGCCAAATACATAGACAGCGGTGTCTTTGATGTTCGCGAAACACCAATTAAAACAATATCCGCCTTTGTAATTCCTCTTGGATCACGGCCATCATCATATTTCACAGCAAATTCAATTGCTTCGATTTTACGAAAATATTCTTCGTCTAATTTCCTCATTAATCCGGGACTATGATGAGGCTCTTTGTTAAATTTTGTTTCAAATGCATTGATTAATGGTTCCAGTAAATCAACTGCCAAGATACCTTCTTCTTGTGCTCTTTTGTCTAAATATTCTTTTAAGTCCGGAATGACAATCGTATAGGCAATAATTGAATGATCTTTATTAGCTAACATAATGACATCTTCAATGTTTTCAGTATTTTCAACATATGGATTTCTGCGAATTTCAATTTTACTGCTATTAAACTGCGTTGCTACTGCTTTTACAACAAATTCTGCCGTCTCTCCAACCGAGTCAGAGACTACATAGACCACTTCTTTCCGTTTCAATCTTTCAGCAGCTCCTCTTTCTTTTTAATTTCCTTCTATAAAATTCTAAATAAGCTCTTGTTATCGTCGTTTTTGTAATTC is part of the Pueribacillus theae genome and encodes:
- a CDS encoding DUF2750 domain-containing protein, with amino-acid sequence MNTKEIEALLHRPANIRYEYFIKKVVDFEEVWGLYNEGWATAQDNDGNMLIPFFPKKGFAENCAKNEWEGFEAAAIDLYEFIDEWLVGMKKDRVKPSIFPTEEDAALVEIDVLLRDINSELENY
- the ppdK gene encoding pyruvate, phosphate dikinase, whose translation is MKKFVYLFHEGQGNMKDLLGGKGANLAEMTRIGLPVPYGFTITTEACNAYYEAGKTIPASIEQQTLEALSRLEEKMGKKLGDSDNPLLVSVRSGSVFSMPGMMDTILNLGMNDETVAAVAKLTDNPRFAYDSYRRFIQMFSNVVLEIDTYYFEQLLEETREQKGYLSDPELTAEDWKEVIAGYKEIVKKHTKKAFPQDPKEQLFLAINAVFNSWNNQRAIVYRRLNKIPDHLGTAVNVQSMVFGNMGDDSGTGVAFTRNPSTGEPTLYGEYLINAQGEDVVAGIRTPQPIATLQEEMPDVYKQFTDTCHQLEQHYQEMQDIEFTVERGKLFILQTRNGKRTAQAAIRIAVEMVEEGIIDKKTALLRVDPDQLNQLLHRRIDNSVEKEILAKGLPASPGAATGQVVFDADEAEQLAKEGQKVILVRPETTPDDIHGVVASQAILTSRGGMTSHAAVVARGMGKACICGCEAIKIDLRAKQFTVGRITVNFGDTITIDGSTGEIILGEVPMIEPELSDEFQRLLAWADEERKIVVRANADNPEDAKKAFEFGAVGIGLCRTEHMFMDSKRVPIVQKMILAENFGERKAALEQLLPMQQEDFEGIFEAMQGYPVTVRLLDPPLHEFLPPKEELLIEVTKLQILEPQSEELKKKEQLLKKVRQLDEYNPMLGLRGCRLGIMYPEIYEMQAKAIFYAAATLAERNIEVQPEIMIPLVGHVNELKEMRQVVVDAANNVQKETGKKIAFTIGTMIEIPRAAVTADQIAEEADFFSFGTNDLTQTTFGYSRDDAEGKFLQAYVENKILPENPFSALDQTGVGKLVETGVKLGRTTKPKLKLGICGEHGGEKSSIEFFYKIGLDYVSCSPYRVPLARLAAAQATIRYERNKGEFITTV
- a CDS encoding sensor histidine kinase is translated as MARIRLPWETMMLLPPLISLIIFPQQTGYNYLLFFIIATAHLISIMNAKHRTFFIIVQLVAVALWGAFISPWELSFGFYPALVIGKYPSYRKITGMTVLMAVLFAGAAGVYFLRESNPLYFGWYSILLILFLLPYIVRMIRKTHEMKLGLQHANDEISRLIKNEERQRIARDLHDTLGHTLSLLTLKGELVERLIPRNPDQASKEAREIQNISRSVLLQVRELISDMQSIDLDEECQRAARICESAGISFKVEQNDELSGAPPIIRNILSLCLRECVTNVVKHSGARTCTIRLEEEPGRYILQVRDDGVGIAKENHDRFGSGLLGMKERLLLIEGKLEMTTGETKGTNITIIVPKVKKPATTKEGIQ
- a CDS encoding response regulator transcription factor — encoded protein: MRIVIAEDQGMLRGAVSQLLALEEDIEIVGEADNGKQALRLIREKNADIAVLDIEMPLLSGLEAAEKLRDEGSKCRVAIVTTFARSGYLQRAVKAGVMGYLLKDTPVSELAEALRKIYAGQRVFSPHLTFSMMEEINPLTKRESEILLHLRKGDSVKEISKALYLSPATIRNYISEIIQKLEAKNRMDAVAIAENKGWLPE
- a CDS encoding pyruvate, water dikinase regulatory protein, which encodes MKRKEVVYVVSDSVGETAEFVVKAVATQFNSSKIEIRRNPYVENTENIEDVIMLANKDHSIIAYTIVIPDLKEYLDKRAQEEGILAVDLLEPLINAFETKFNKEPHHSPGLMRKLDEEYFRKIEAIEFAVKYDDGRDPRGITKADIVLIGVSRTSKTPLSMYLAHKRFKVANVPLVPELPPPDELFNIPRKNCIGLIISPDKLNEIRKERLKALGLTSQSNYASLERILGELDYAEKIIKRVGCPIIDVSNKAVEETAGLILEVLKKERSF